The sequence tgtctaaaatgtgaCAACACCTTATTCAACATTGCATTGAGATATCACTAACATTTGTCCAGTAAAATCTAAAACTAGGTTTAAATGACAACTAACGTTTGTTTTTCAGGTCTGTGCTGACTCACCTGGATCGACCAATCACGTGTCTCCTCTGTGACCTCACCAGCTGATACTGGGTTATCGATCGGCTGATACTTGGTTATCGATCGGCTGATATTGGGTTATTGATCAATTTTACCGATTGATCGATGGCAGCCTCAGAACTGATCCAGGACGATGAGGACGTTCGGATCCACATGGACGCTAACGTGACCACGGGCGACCCCCCTCCATGCTCCGTCGCCAATGGTAACCCAACCCGTCACGCCCGCTCTTCCTCCTTGCCGCCCCCTGATGACGATGTGGACGGCCGGGCTGCAGGCGATAAACTGAGCAGCCTGCTGAAGCAGAACCAGCTGGTCCGGACCCTCAGCAGCGGTCTGCGGCGGCGCTGCGACTACGTCAAGATCTCGGTGACGGAGGAACACGCCGACCGTCTGCCCAAGGAGTGGTGGAAGACCGGCGTGGCCTTTCTCTACGCCACCTTCAACCTCGTCTTCACCACCGTCATCATCACCGTCGTCCACGAGAGGGTCCCCGACAAGTCGGTCAGTCCTCCGCTGCCCGACAAGTTCTTCGACTACGTGGACCGAGTGCCGTGGGCGTTCACTGTCACCGAGGTCAACGGGCTCATCCTCTGTGGACTCTGGTTGGTGCAGTGGATCTTCCTCAGACACCGGTACGACTAGCAGCTAGTACTGGGCTAACTGGGGCTAATGGAGGCTAACTAGGGCTACTAGACTAACTGGGGCTAACTAGGACTAACTGGGGTTACTGGGGCTAACTTAGGCTAACTGGGACTAGCTGGGGTTACTGGGGCTAACTGGGGCTATCTGGGACTAGCTGGGATTACTGGGGCTAACTGAGGCTAGCTGGGATTACTAGGACTAACTGATGCTAGCTGGGGTTACTGGGGCTAACTGAGGCTAGCTGGGGTTACTGGGGCTAACTGAGGCTAGCTCGGGTTACTGGGGCTAGCTGGGGTTACTGGGGCTAGCTGGGGTTACTGGGGCTAACTGGGGCTAGCTGGGGTTACTGGGGCTGACTGGGACTAGCTGGGGTTACTGGTGCTAACTGGGGTCACTGGAGCTAACTGGGACTACTGGGGCTAACTGTGGCTACTGGTGTTAAATGAGGCTAATTGGGACTACCTGTGGCTACTGGGGCTAATTGTTGCTGCTGGAGCTAGCTGGGGCTAATgaacaaaccagaaaatattcacgtttaagaagctgaagtcagagaatttaaatgatttttgatTTAGAATTGACACAAACTGATTAGTCGATCATC comes from Amphiprion ocellaris isolate individual 3 ecotype Okinawa chromosome 23, ASM2253959v1, whole genome shotgun sequence and encodes:
- the LOC111562752 gene encoding phosphatidylcholine:ceramide cholinephosphotransferase 2-like isoform X2, coding for MAASELIQDDEDVRIHMDANVTTGDPPPCSVANGNPTRHARSSSLPPPDDDVDGRAAGDKLSSLLKQNQLVRTLSSGLRRRCDYVKISVTEEHADRLPKEWWKTGVAFLYATFNLVFTTVIITVVHERVPDKSVSPPLPDKFFDYVDRVPWAFTVTEVNGLILCGLWLVQWIFLRHRAIIGRRCFFLIGTLYMYRCVTMYITTLPVPGKHMVCAPKLYNDSTGKIWRILRLISGGGLSLTGSHLMCGDFLYSGHTVMLTLSYLFIKECAASGTQQLPVQDVVEPRLQLPGAERSDNGSSGVLLAGGISVLRAALPDRRGREG